The DNA segment TGCCCGCCCGCCTTCCGCGAAAACCGCGAAGATGTGCTGATCGAAGCGATTGAAGCGCATCCGCTGGCCACGCTGATCACCCATGGGGAGGAAGGCCTCAAAGCCAATGTCGTGCCGGTGACGGTGATGCAGGGGGCCGACGGCCCGGTCATCCGCTTCCACTTGGCAAAGGCCAACGACCAGATTGGTGACCTTCGCGCCGGGAGGGCGGTCCTCCTCCAGTTCCACGGGCCTCATGCCTATGTCAGCCCCAACTGGTATCCAACCAAGCAGCGCGACGGCAAGGCGGTGCCGACCTGGGATTATATCATCGTCCAGGCGAGCGGTGTCCCCGCCGTCCATCCCGACCCGGAGTGGCTTCGCAAGCAACTGACCGCTCTGACGGATCGCCATGAAGGCGGCCGCGAAACCCCCTGGACGCTCGGCGATGCCCCGCCCGACTATGTCGCCGCCCAGTTGAAGGGGATCGTCGGCGTCGAGGTCGTGGTCGAGAAGATCGAGGGCAAGTGGAAGCTCAACCAGAATCATCCGATGGAGAACCGGCTAGGGCTGGCAGACGGACTGGCAGCCGACGGCGAACCGGTGCTGGCGGCGGCGGTCCGCGCGACGATCGGCTGACAGGCCCGACGCTCAGCGCTTGCGCGGACCTTTGCGAACCGGCGGACGATTCTTCATCGGATGCGGGCGCGCCCGCGATTCGGGCCGGCTTCCATCGCTCGGCGGGCCTTCCGTCGGTTCGATCAGCATGCCTTCGTCCTCTGGCGCAATTCGCGCCCGCTTGAGCGCCGCCATGAAGCCGGGGGCAGCCCGGCCGGCGACCTCGAAATAGCTTTCGTTCGCGGCAACGCGGATCGCGCCTATCGCGCCGCGCTGGACATGGCCGTAGCGGCAGATCAGTGGAAGCAGCCAGCGCGGATCGGCATTATGCCGGCGGCCGGCATTAATCCGGAACCACAGACTATCCTCGAACCCGGATCGCGGCCCCGCTTCGCGCGGCTCGCTGGCCGACAAGATGTCCTCGGGCGCAGGAAGGTCGGTGCGCGCCAGCCGCGCCAGCGCCTGGGCGATCGCGTCGGGCGCCATTCGGGCCATCAGCTGCTCTGCAAGCTCGCGATCCTCGACCTCGGGCTCGACGGGAGCGCTAAGCCTCTCGAACAACCGCTCGCGGTCCATTGCCCGGATCGCGTCGGGAAGGGGCGGGTCGATCCATTCGGCCTGGATCCGCGCGTTGCGCAGCATCGTTTCGACATTGCGGCGACGCCGATAAGGCACCAGGAGCACCGCAATGCCCTTGCGCCCCGCACGGCCGGTGCGACCCGAACGGTGCTGAAGCGCTTCGGCATCGCGCGGCAGTTCGACATGGATCACCAGGCTGACCGACGGCAGGTCGATTCCGCGGGCAGCGACGTCGGTTGCGACGCAAACCCGCGCGCGCTTGTCGCGCAGGGCCTGAAGCGCATGGTTGCGTTCGTTTTGGCTATGCTCGCCCGACAGGGCGACGGCATGGAAACCGCGCTCGGTCAGGCTGGCATGGAGCCGCCGCACTGCGTCGCGCGTCGCGCAGAAGAGGATCGCCGTTTCGGGATCGTGGAAGCGGAGCAGGTTCACGACCGCATGCTCGATATCGGTCGGCGACACGACGACCGCCTGATAGGCGATGTCGGAATGGGCATCGCGCTCGCCGGTCGTCTCGATGCGCAGCGCCTCGCGCTGGTAACGCTTGGCCAGCTGGACGATGCCGCGCGGCATCGTCGCGGAAAACAGGAGGGTGCGCCGCTCCGCCGGGGTCGCGTCGAGAATTTCCTCCAATTCTTCGCGAAACCCCATGTCGAGCATCTCGTCGGCCTCGTCGAGAACCACCGCCCGAAGCGCGGAAAGGTCCAGCGCGCCGCGTTCGAGATGATCGCGAAGCCGGCCCGGTGTGCCGACCACGATGTGGGCGCCGCCATTGAGCGCGCGTCGTTCCTTCATCGGGTCCATCCCGCCAACGCAGGTCACGACCCGCGCGCCGGCCTCGGCATAGAGCCACTCCAGTTCCTTGCTGACCTGGAGCGCAAGCTCACGGGTCGGGGCAATAACCAGGCTCAGCGGCTCCCGGGTCCAGGGAACGCGATCGCCGTCGAGCAGTTCGCCGGCCATGGCCAGGCCGAAGGCGACGGTCTTGCCCGACCCGGTGCGGGCCGAGACGATCAGGTCGCGGCCCTGGGCTTCGGGTTCGACCACCGCGGCCTGGACAGGCGTCAGCTGATCATAGGATCGCGCCGCCAGCGCTCCGGCGAGCACGGCGGGAAGTTGTTCATGTGGCATGGGCGATGCCCTACTCCTAAATCCGCCCCCGCAACAGGGCGGCAAGGGCTTCGATTAAATCAGGCGGCTTCCATCTTCCGCGCTTCGCGCTTGCGCTCGTGCGGATCGAGGTGACGCTTGCGCAGACGGATAACCTTCGGGGTCACCTCGACCAGCTCATCGTCCTGGATATAGGCGATGGCCTGTTCCAGGCTCATGCGCCGCGGCGGGGTCAGGCGGATGCCCTCATCCTTGCCGCTGGCGCGGAAGTTGGTCAGCTGCTTCGACTTTTGCGCGTTGACCTCAAGGTCCTGCGGCTTGGCATTTTCCCCGATGATCATACCCTGGTAGAGCATGTCGCCGGGCGAAACGAACAGGACGCCGCGATCTTCCAGCGCGTTGAGCGCATAGGCGACGGCCTGGCCCTGCTCCATCGAGATCAGCGCGCCGTTCTGGCGGCCCTCGATCTTGCCCTTATAGGGACCATATTTTTCGAACAACCGGTTCATGATCCCGGTGCCACGCGTGTCGGACAGGAATTCGCCATGATAGCCGATCAGTCCGCGCGAAGGCGCGGAGAAGGTCAGGCGGGTCTTGCCGGCACCCGACGGTCGCATGTCGGTCATTTCCGCCTTGCGCATGGCCATCTTGTCGATGACCGTTCCGGAAAATTCGTCATCGACGTCGACGACGACGGTTTCATAAGGCTCCTCGCGTCCGTCGGGTCCGTCGCGGAACAGCACGCGCGGCCGGCTGATCGACAGTTCGAAGCCTTCGCGGCGCAAGGTTTCGATCAGCACGCCGAGCTGGAGTTCGCCGCGCCCGGCGACTTCGAACGCTTCGCCGCCCGGAGTCTCGCTGACCCGGATCGCGACATTGCCTTCGGCCTCGCGGTCGAGCCGATCGCGGATGACTCGGCTCTGCACCTTGTCACCGTCCTTGCCGGCAAAGGGGCTGTCATTGACCGCAAAGGTCATGCTGAGCGTCGGGGGATCGATTTCGCGGGCGGTGAGCGGCTCGGTGATCTGCGGCGTACCGATGGTGTTCGACACGGTCGCCTTCATCAGGCCGGCAATGGCGACAATGTCGCCCGCCTTGGCGGTCTCGACCGGAACCCGCTCCAGCCCCTGAAAGGCGAACAGCTTGGAAACGCGGCCGTCCTCGACGGTCTTGCCGTTGACGTCGAGCGCGCGGATCGGGTCGTTGACCGTAAGCGTACCGCTCTCGATCCGGCCGGTCAGGATCCGGCCGAGGAAATTGTCGCGGTCGAGCAATGTCGCCAGCATTTTGAACTCACCCGCCGGGTCGAGGTCGGGGGCCGAAACATGGTCGACGATTTTCTGGAAAAGCGGGGTCAGGTCGCCTTCGCGCACGTCGTCAGTCGGTCCGGCATAGCCGGCGCGGCCCGAGGCGTAGAGGACCGGGAAATCGAGCTGCTCGTCATTGGCGTCGAGCGTCAGGAACAGTTCGAACACCTCGTCAAGCACTTCGGCCGGGCGGGCGTCAGGGCGATCGATCTTGTTGACGACGACGATCGGCTTGAGGCCGAGGGCGAGCGCCTTGCCGGTCACGAACTTGGTCTGCGGCATCGGCCCCTCGGCGCTGTCGACGAGCAGGATGACGCCATCGACCATGCTGAGGATCCGCTCCACCTCAGCGCCGAAATCGGCGTGGCCGGGTGTGTCGACGATGTTGATCCGCGTGCCGCTCCATTCGACCGAGGTGCATTTGGCGAGAATGGTGATCCCGCGCTCCTTCTCAAGGTCGTTCGAATCCATCGCGCGCTCTTCGATGCGCTGGTTTTCGCGGAAGGTGCCGGACTGGCGGAAAAGCTGGTCGACGAGCGTGGTCTTGCCATGATCGACGTGGGCGATGATCGCCACGTTGCGAAGGTTCATTATCGATGTCCCGGGGTATGAGTTGGCGCGCACCTACAGGAATTGCTGCGTTGCGGCAATGGCACCCATGCCCGACCAGTGCGTTTTTGGCGGCGAAAGGAGATTGTCATGCCCAAGGGTGCCTACACGGCCAAGCAGGAGCGCAAGGCCGATCATATCGCCGAAGGCTATCGCGAGAAGGGAGTCAGCAAGGACGAAGCCGAGGAACGTGCCTGGCGCACGGTCAATAAACAAGACGGCGGCGGCAAGAATGAAGGGTCGGGACGCAGCCGTTCGCGCAGCGCCGCCGCCAAGAAGGGCTGGGAAACGCGCCGCCGGCGCGGCAACGCCTAGCGCGGCAACCGCTCGAGGATCTCGATCCCGCGCTCAAGCGCGCGCAACTCGCTTGCAGCCAGCTTTGCCAGCCGGCCTTCAAGCGAATGATCGGCGGCGGGCGGGCGATTGAGATGCTGGCGACCGTCCTCGGTCAGCCGTAGGGCGAGTCGGCGTCGGTTGGCGGGATCGGGCCGGCGATCGACCAGCCCGGCCCGGACCAGCACGTCTACCGCCCGGCTGACCGCCGGCGCCCCCCGGTCAACTTTTGCCGCGACCTGGTTCAATGTCGCCGGCTCGGCCGCTGCAACGGCGGCTAGCAGGTCGCGCTGCTGGCCCATTGCTTTCGCCGCTGCAGTATCGCCGCCCAATTCCTCGACCAGCCGCGCAAATCGCGCCGCAATGGCACCCGGTGATGTATTTCCCCACATTATTGCAGGCTAGCAAAGATTTGCAGCCATGCAAGGTTGCGTCCCGTTAGCGACCGTTCTTGTGCCCGAACGGCGGCATCCGGTTGGCGACGGCGCCCTTCGCGATGAACTGGTTGTAAAGCGCCCCCGCGACATGAAGCACGAGGGTTGCGATGGTCAGCTTGACCAGGATCTCATGGACATCGCCGAATTCATTCTCCTTCGGGATTCCAGGGATAGCGGGAACTGAAAGTCCCAATTGCAGCGCGACTTGCCCGTCTTCAGCCCGGCCCGACACGGCGGCGAGACCGGTCAGCGGCAATGCCACCAGCATCAGGTAAAAGAGCCGATGCGTCCAGGTCCCGACAAAGCGCTGCCACTTGGGATAATCGGCAGGATAGGGCGGAGGAGGATTCATCAGCCGAACCGAAAGCCGCGCGAGCGCCAGCAGGAGGATCGCCACGCCCAGCGTCTTGTGCCAGTCGAACCATTCCCCGCGGGCGGGCCCGCGCGGCATGTCGTGGAAGGTGAAACCTACATAGATTTGCAGAAGGACCGCGAAGGCGGTGATCCAGTGAAGCCATACCACGATCGACCGATAGCGTACTGCGATCGGACCTGTATTCTGTTCGACCATATAGTCGGCCATCGACTTCCTCCTCTATCGGGCGAACGCCCCCGCTCCTCCGAACCTTCCCCTCAATGAAGCGCCTGTCCAGCTTCAAAAGCGGCAGGCTGCTGTGCCAGCGGCTGGAACGAGATTGCAAGCGCCGGATCGAAGCCTAGCCCATGAGGCCGGTCGGGCAAGCGGATCAGCGACAATTTCCAGCGTCCGTGCGGCGCGCAAGCAGTCCTTCCCGCCCGCATCTGGTGAACCACCGGCGCGTGTGCGCTCTTGGCAAGGAGCCGGCCCATCGCCTGGTGGAGCTGGCGATTTTCGTCCCTGTTGCGAAGGGCAACCGAAAGACCTTCCAGCCGGGCCGGGCCGACCTCGTCGAGCAGCGCTTCCGCGCGACTGCTCACGGCCGACAAGCAGCCATGACGATCGAGCAGGATAACTCGGCAGTCGACGGTCGCTAATTCACCAAGCATCACTTCGGCGGCCTCCCCGTCCATCGCCAGCTGGACCCTGACGGCGCGCTGCACATGATGGAGAAGATGGGCAAAGCGCCCATAAACGACGTCATCGGTCGCGCCCTCGCGGCGGCCGCGGATCAGGGCAAGGCCAAGAAAATTATGTTGGTCGCTGATCAAGGTCGACTGACAGCCGAGCTGCATGTCGAGCATGGATACCGCGTCGTCATAAGCCGAAGTGCCGCCCCGCTTCCGGGCCTCGGCATAATGGCGCTCATGCTGGATGGTCATCAGATCGCCGACCGCGCGAAGGCGCCAATTGCCCTCCCCGCACAATTCCGGTGCGGAAAAGACCTCGTCGACGCGATGCGCCTCGCGTCCGACGAAAATGTCGAGGGGCATCATCATCGGTCCCCCGATCGCGGCCAGATGGACCGCGCCGCTGCCGGTCGCTCCGGCGACCAGTTCCATCGCGCGCTTCCAGCCGTCCTCTTCGAACGGCGCATTCATCAGCGCGAGCTCTGCTTGACGCAATGACGCAACCACGATCCCAGCCCCCAGTCCGGGGACCAAGCTTGGCCAATTTCCGCGTCAAGCCAAGGGGAAAATTACAGTGCCGCCATTTTCGGCGGCACTGTGACTTCAAAAAGGGTCAGC comes from the Sphingomonas xanthus genome and includes:
- a CDS encoding FMN-binding negative transcriptional regulator; its protein translation is MYCPPAFRENREDVLIEAIEAHPLATLITHGEEGLKANVVPVTVMQGADGPVIRFHLAKANDQIGDLRAGRAVLLQFHGPHAYVSPNWYPTKQRDGKAVPTWDYIIVQASGVPAVHPDPEWLRKQLTALTDRHEGGRETPWTLGDAPPDYVAAQLKGIVGVEVVVEKIEGKWKLNQNHPMENRLGLADGLAADGEPVLAAAVRATIG
- a CDS encoding DEAD/DEAH box helicase, producing the protein MPHEQLPAVLAGALAARSYDQLTPVQAAVVEPEAQGRDLIVSARTGSGKTVAFGLAMAGELLDGDRVPWTREPLSLVIAPTRELALQVSKELEWLYAEAGARVVTCVGGMDPMKERRALNGGAHIVVGTPGRLRDHLERGALDLSALRAVVLDEADEMLDMGFREELEEILDATPAERRTLLFSATMPRGIVQLAKRYQREALRIETTGERDAHSDIAYQAVVVSPTDIEHAVVNLLRFHDPETAILFCATRDAVRRLHASLTERGFHAVALSGEHSQNERNHALQALRDKRARVCVATDVAARGIDLPSVSLVIHVELPRDAEALQHRSGRTGRAGRKGIAVLLVPYRRRRNVETMLRNARIQAEWIDPPLPDAIRAMDRERLFERLSAPVEPEVEDRELAEQLMARMAPDAIAQALARLARTDLPAPEDILSASEPREAGPRSGFEDSLWFRINAGRRHNADPRWLLPLICRYGHVQRGAIGAIRVAANESYFEVAGRAAPGFMAALKRARIAPEDEGMLIEPTEGPPSDGSRPESRARPHPMKNRPPVRKGPRKR
- the typA gene encoding translational GTPase TypA, whose protein sequence is MNLRNVAIIAHVDHGKTTLVDQLFRQSGTFRENQRIEERAMDSNDLEKERGITILAKCTSVEWSGTRINIVDTPGHADFGAEVERILSMVDGVILLVDSAEGPMPQTKFVTGKALALGLKPIVVVNKIDRPDARPAEVLDEVFELFLTLDANDEQLDFPVLYASGRAGYAGPTDDVREGDLTPLFQKIVDHVSAPDLDPAGEFKMLATLLDRDNFLGRILTGRIESGTLTVNDPIRALDVNGKTVEDGRVSKLFAFQGLERVPVETAKAGDIVAIAGLMKATVSNTIGTPQITEPLTAREIDPPTLSMTFAVNDSPFAGKDGDKVQSRVIRDRLDREAEGNVAIRVSETPGGEAFEVAGRGELQLGVLIETLRREGFELSISRPRVLFRDGPDGREEPYETVVVDVDDEFSGTVIDKMAMRKAEMTDMRPSGAGKTRLTFSAPSRGLIGYHGEFLSDTRGTGIMNRLFEKYGPYKGKIEGRQNGALISMEQGQAVAYALNALEDRGVLFVSPGDMLYQGMIIGENAKPQDLEVNAQKSKQLTNFRASGKDEGIRLTPPRRMSLEQAIAYIQDDELVEVTPKVIRLRKRHLDPHERKREARKMEAA
- a CDS encoding plasmid stabilization protein; translation: MPKGAYTAKQERKADHIAEGYREKGVSKDEAEERAWRTVNKQDGGGKNEGSGRSRSRSAAAKKGWETRRRRGNA
- a CDS encoding MarR family winged helix-turn-helix transcriptional regulator, with amino-acid sequence MWGNTSPGAIAARFARLVEELGGDTAAAKAMGQQRDLLAAVAAAEPATLNQVAAKVDRGAPAVSRAVDVLVRAGLVDRRPDPANRRRLALRLTEDGRQHLNRPPAADHSLEGRLAKLAASELRALERGIEILERLPR
- a CDS encoding cytochrome b encodes the protein MADYMVEQNTGPIAVRYRSIVVWLHWITAFAVLLQIYVGFTFHDMPRGPARGEWFDWHKTLGVAILLLALARLSVRLMNPPPPYPADYPKWQRFVGTWTHRLFYLMLVALPLTGLAAVSGRAEDGQVALQLGLSVPAIPGIPKENEFGDVHEILVKLTIATLVLHVAGALYNQFIAKGAVANRMPPFGHKNGR